One stretch of Dehalobacter sp. DNA includes these proteins:
- a CDS encoding response regulator transcription factor, whose translation MTSILVVDDDHNICQLLELYLLNEGYQLYMVHDGSSALDVLRTEKTDLVILDIMLPVINGWEVCKMIRQISSVPIIMLTACDLMEDKIQGFELGVDDYIVKPFEPRELVARVKARLKNVQGNETKDRADQQAETNVLNIGNIQVDMNRYEARLEGEKIELKPKEIQLLYFLLKNRNMVFTRDQLLEKVWGYSYEGDTRTVDVHINKLREKLEGVCSNCRISTVWGVGYKLEIDG comes from the coding sequence ATGACAAGCATACTTGTCGTTGATGATGATCACAATATCTGCCAGCTGTTGGAACTTTATCTTTTGAATGAGGGATACCAGCTTTATATGGTTCATGATGGAAGCAGTGCGCTCGATGTCCTGCGAACAGAAAAAACAGATTTAGTGATTCTCGATATCATGCTGCCGGTCATTAACGGGTGGGAAGTCTGTAAAATGATCAGGCAGATCAGCTCTGTTCCGATCATTATGCTGACTGCCTGTGATTTGATGGAAGATAAGATCCAGGGGTTTGAACTTGGTGTCGATGATTATATTGTGAAGCCTTTTGAACCGAGAGAACTAGTGGCCAGGGTCAAAGCCAGACTAAAAAACGTTCAAGGAAATGAAACGAAGGATAGAGCAGATCAACAAGCCGAAACCAATGTTCTGAATATCGGAAATATCCAGGTGGATATGAACCGTTACGAGGCCAGACTGGAAGGCGAAAAAATAGAACTGAAGCCGAAAGAGATCCAGCTGCTGTATTTCCTTCTCAAGAACAGAAATATGGTTTTTACCAGAGATCAGCTGCTGGAAAAAGTATGGGGCTACTCATATGAAGGAGATACCCGGACTGTTGATGTTCATATCAACAAACTGAGAGAAAAACTGGAGGGTGTTTGTTCTAACTGCCGGATCAGTACCGTCTGGGGAGTAGGATACAAGCTGGAGATTGATGGTTAA
- a CDS encoding rubredoxin codes for MQKYECTVCGYVYDPAEGDPDARIAPGTAFEDLPDDWVCPLCGAAKDEFEVAVE; via the coding sequence ATGCAAAAGTACGAATGTACAGTATGCGGTTATGTTTATGATCCGGCTGAAGGAGATCCGGATGCTAGGATTGCTCCCGGTACGGCTTTTGAAGATTTACCCGATGACTGGGTTTGTCCTTTGTGTGGGGCTGCGAAAGACGAATTCGAAGTTGCTGTTGAATAG
- a CDS encoding FadR family transcriptional regulator produces the protein MDIKPIKSRRTTEIILEQIKNFMIQGQLNPGDKLPTESILAEKFEVSRTSVREALSALSLTGILDIRQGEGIFVKRSPSNAVIEPLSFIFLLENDFEKIIDVCIALETQAVDLVARNRDNDDIATMHKLFEKMKQDLPEGKNVQKDDVSFHLALAGMCKNPLLERMVNTALDISGQVLRSTYQQWVRTYYFENRQMLYQEHLEIFQAVENKDNESANRLMNAHLSKTQQELKRFERIRNILEY, from the coding sequence ATGGATATCAAGCCGATCAAGAGCAGGAGAACTACAGAGATTATTCTTGAGCAGATCAAAAACTTTATGATTCAGGGTCAGCTGAATCCGGGTGATAAGCTACCGACAGAAAGTATTCTTGCCGAAAAGTTTGAAGTAAGCAGAACTTCGGTCAGGGAGGCATTATCAGCGCTGAGCCTGACGGGGATTCTCGATATCCGGCAGGGAGAGGGGATTTTCGTCAAACGTTCTCCATCCAATGCAGTGATTGAACCTCTAAGTTTTATTTTTTTGCTGGAAAATGATTTCGAAAAAATTATTGATGTCTGTATTGCTCTGGAGACCCAAGCCGTTGATCTTGTTGCCCGAAACAGGGATAACGACGATATTGCCACCATGCACAAGCTGTTTGAAAAGATGAAACAGGATCTGCCGGAAGGCAAAAATGTCCAGAAGGATGATGTCTCTTTTCATCTTGCTTTAGCCGGGATGTGCAAAAACCCGCTTCTGGAACGAATGGTTAATACCGCTCTGGATATATCCGGTCAGGTTTTGCGATCGACGTATCAGCAGTGGGTGCGGACCTATTATTTTGAAAACAGACAGATGCTTTATCAGGAACATCTGGAGATATTTCAGGCTGTGGAGAATAAGGATAACGAATCAGCTAACCGGCTGATGAATGCCCATCTTTCCAAAACCCAACAGGAACTGAAAAGATTTGAAAGAATTAGGAATATCCTGGAGTATTAA
- a CDS encoding HAMP domain-containing histidine kinase gives MVKKTIFSKLFFTYLILIIAVMAVIAVLLSYAFNNYVFGEKQQEMRAAAAETVLLLGKYEQAEITYSELNDSLDILGSMTGSRIYAIRLNAEVLANKNLVLDKELLDAYLFEDLKSILQGKEVSRKKQYSDRFAADVAFLGVPYGQGNMIEGAILFFAPLDEIYAYIQKINMIIWCSALAAVILSGIMIYLAALKITRPLKIMEEGAIQLAAGEQINDLAVHSGDELEKMAKAFNNMKNQISAAEKMRRDFMASVSHDLRTPLTSINGFVQGMLDGLVKPQDYPKYLNIIKTETNRLMGLTGEILESAKIQSGEITLARKYLLVGNTLEEILESTGMRENPKNIELMMDCPDGLELYADQHRFKQILINILDNALKYTGKNGKIKLTVTPEDGGIKLSVQDNGKGIAPQDLPFIFEKFYRADKSRQEVEGGTGLGLNITKMLVEQHGGRISASSTYGQGTEIVIFFPG, from the coding sequence ATGGTTAAGAAAACAATTTTCTCAAAACTGTTTTTTACCTATCTGATCTTGATCATTGCGGTGATGGCTGTCATTGCCGTTCTTCTCTCCTATGCGTTTAACAACTATGTATTCGGGGAAAAGCAGCAAGAAATGCGTGCCGCGGCAGCCGAAACGGTTCTGCTGCTCGGGAAGTATGAACAGGCCGAAATAACCTATTCGGAACTAAATGATTCGCTGGATATCCTGGGTTCGATGACGGGTTCACGGATTTATGCAATCCGGCTGAATGCGGAGGTTCTTGCGAATAAGAATCTGGTACTGGATAAGGAACTGCTGGATGCGTACCTGTTTGAAGATTTAAAAAGCATCCTGCAGGGCAAGGAAGTTTCCCGGAAAAAGCAATACTCGGACAGGTTTGCCGCAGATGTAGCCTTTTTAGGGGTCCCCTACGGCCAGGGTAATATGATTGAAGGAGCTATTTTGTTTTTTGCTCCGCTTGACGAAATCTACGCTTATATTCAAAAGATCAATATGATCATATGGTGTTCTGCGCTGGCGGCAGTTATCTTAAGCGGTATCATGATTTATCTGGCAGCCCTTAAAATTACCAGACCGTTGAAAATCATGGAAGAGGGAGCGATACAGCTGGCCGCCGGAGAGCAGATCAATGATTTGGCAGTTCATTCAGGTGATGAGCTGGAAAAGATGGCAAAAGCCTTCAATAATATGAAAAACCAAATCAGTGCGGCCGAAAAGATGCGGCGTGATTTTATGGCAAGTGTGTCTCACGATCTGAGAACTCCGCTGACATCGATCAACGGTTTTGTCCAGGGAATGCTGGATGGATTGGTAAAACCTCAGGACTATCCAAAGTATTTGAATATTATTAAAACAGAAACAAACCGTTTAATGGGGCTGACAGGTGAAATCCTGGAATCAGCGAAAATTCAGTCAGGGGAGATTACACTCGCCAGGAAGTATCTCCTGGTCGGGAATACCCTGGAGGAGATTCTGGAAAGCACAGGGATGAGGGAAAATCCTAAAAACATAGAGCTGATGATGGATTGTCCGGACGGACTGGAATTATACGCGGATCAGCATCGTTTTAAACAGATCCTGATCAATATCCTGGATAATGCGCTGAAATATACCGGAAAGAACGGAAAAATCAAACTGACTGTAACGCCGGAAGACGGCGGGATCAAATTGAGTGTTCAGGATAACGGGAAGGGAATCGCACCACAGGATCTGCCATTTATTTTTGAGAAATTCTACCGGGCAGATAAATCCCGGCAGGAGGTGGAAGGCGGAACCGGTCTTGGTCTTAACATCACCAAGATGCTGGTTGAGCAGCACGGCGGCAGAATTAGCGCTTCCAGCACCTATGGGCAGGGAACGGAGATTGTGATTTTTTTCCCTGGCTAA
- a CDS encoding germination protein YpeB, which yields MKKRFWPWALAAGLALSLIWGVNQFQRAESLDLAAENQYQRSFADLVTHLDGLETTLAKSRAAGTPTQQVLYLSQSWQQSETAVKDLSLLPSDEYGLNYVDQFLNQIGEYAHLMTQQIAKGEQMNASQEKTLTNMQERLISVNRTVQELNVSLSTENISWLSKNKRSASTNFSNAAPASAIGEEGAATVPDSVSSGLEQLDASLQKYPPYSYEGQADTHFVSEPLGLPEKTVTEEEAKTAATDFLQTLGYTNVDPQSSGISNGTFSVYVFKFSSTTVDVAKKGGVITYFRDERALGLQRFDADNTASRALKTLQNLGWKNLVQTSVNDFGGTIQLDAVVEEQGIRIYPDKIRLIVAKDNGRITGYDATSYWLFHHKRTLLPEITMDQAKSRLRSDVSIQEYRLVVISLPGWPEAFCYEFRVKKGGEEFMIYINAVSGYEEKIQRIIQTPRGEYLE from the coding sequence ATGAAGAAAAGATTTTGGCCGTGGGCTTTAGCTGCGGGACTCGCGCTCTCTCTGATCTGGGGGGTGAATCAATTTCAAAGAGCTGAAAGTTTGGACCTCGCCGCCGAGAACCAATATCAAAGATCTTTTGCCGACCTGGTGACTCACCTTGACGGTTTAGAAACTACTCTGGCCAAAAGCAGGGCTGCAGGGACCCCGACCCAGCAGGTATTGTATTTAAGCCAATCCTGGCAGCAGAGTGAAACGGCCGTGAAGGATCTCTCTCTGCTGCCGTCAGATGAATACGGGTTAAATTATGTCGATCAGTTTCTGAATCAAATCGGCGAATATGCCCATCTGATGACGCAGCAGATTGCCAAAGGGGAGCAGATGAATGCTTCCCAGGAAAAAACGCTGACCAATATGCAGGAAAGGCTTATTTCTGTTAACCGGACCGTTCAAGAACTCAATGTCAGTCTTAGTACAGAAAATATTTCCTGGCTCAGTAAAAATAAGCGGAGTGCTTCAACTAATTTTTCCAATGCTGCTCCTGCTTCAGCCATTGGAGAAGAAGGTGCTGCTACAGTCCCTGACTCAGTCAGCTCTGGGCTTGAGCAGCTTGATGCCAGCCTGCAGAAATATCCCCCATATTCTTATGAGGGTCAGGCGGATACGCATTTTGTATCGGAACCGCTTGGCCTTCCTGAAAAGACCGTAACAGAGGAGGAAGCAAAAACTGCAGCCACTGATTTTTTGCAGACCCTTGGCTATACGAACGTTGATCCGCAGTCTTCCGGCATCTCCAACGGTACTTTCAGCGTTTATGTTTTTAAATTTAGCAGCACCACGGTCGACGTAGCTAAAAAAGGCGGTGTAATCACGTACTTCCGGGATGAAAGAGCGCTTGGTCTGCAGCGATTTGATGCAGACAATACAGCATCTCGGGCCTTGAAAACTTTACAAAATCTTGGATGGAAGAATCTTGTTCAGACTTCAGTCAATGATTTTGGCGGAACGATACAGCTGGACGCAGTCGTTGAAGAACAAGGCATTCGAATCTATCCTGATAAAATCCGGCTGATTGTTGCCAAAGACAACGGCAGAATAACAGGTTATGATGCAACATCGTACTGGCTGTTTCACCATAAACGCACGCTTCTGCCTGAAATCACGATGGATCAGGCCAAATCTCGTCTCCGTTCTGACGTCTCCATCCAGGAGTACAGGCTGGTCGTCATATCCCTTCCCGGCTGGCCTGAAGCATTCTGTTATGAATTCCGGGTAAAAAAAGGCGGGGAGGAATTCATGATCTATATCAATGCGGTCAGTGGGTACGAGGAAAAAATCCAGCGGATTATCCAAACTCCACGAGGAGAATATCTGGAGTAA
- the sleB gene encoding spore cortex-lytic enzyme: MSLSPHPTYKRILVVVMTLMLCASSLSNAALGDRNLSRGSRGPEVAELQKRLSMLGYVIGSIDGIYGRQTEARVRLFQKEHGLGADGIAGTRTIRELKRLTGESVTVGGTAIGYKNSDINLLARLVSAEAKGEPYRGQIAVASVVLNRVQSSSFPNTIPDVIYQPGAFSPVADGSIWNEPVPSAYNAVYEALHGTDPAYGALFFFNPAKTSNNYIWSRPQIIQIGKHIFCR, from the coding sequence ATGTCATTATCTCCCCATCCAACGTATAAAAGAATTCTTGTTGTAGTGATGACCCTCATGCTGTGTGCATCCTCCTTGAGCAATGCTGCCTTGGGAGACCGCAATCTTTCACGCGGATCCCGCGGGCCGGAGGTAGCGGAACTCCAAAAAAGGCTGTCTATGCTGGGATATGTGATCGGTTCAATTGACGGAATCTATGGACGCCAAACCGAGGCCAGGGTCCGTTTATTTCAAAAAGAACACGGACTAGGCGCAGATGGTATAGCCGGAACCAGAACCATACGCGAGCTCAAACGCTTGACCGGGGAAAGTGTGACAGTAGGCGGCACAGCGATTGGATATAAGAATTCGGATATTAATCTTTTAGCCCGACTGGTCAGTGCCGAAGCTAAAGGAGAACCCTATCGCGGGCAAATTGCCGTTGCCTCCGTTGTGTTAAACCGTGTCCAAAGTTCCTCATTTCCAAATACGATTCCGGATGTTATTTACCAACCTGGTGCTTTTTCTCCAGTGGCAGACGGGTCCATTTGGAATGAGCCTGTTCCTTCGGCCTATAACGCAGTATATGAAGCGTTACACGGAACAGACCCTGCCTACGGAGCATTATTCTTTTTTAACCCTGCCAAAACAAGCAACAATTATATCTGGTCACGACCTCAAATTATTCAAATTGGCAAACACATCTTTTGTCGTTAG